A part of Aegilops tauschii subsp. strangulata cultivar AL8/78 chromosome 2, Aet v6.0, whole genome shotgun sequence genomic DNA contains:
- the LOC141041035 gene encoding uncharacterized protein codes for MGSYRFLVQQINGHFDGCEFLHVPRADNEAADALAWISSTWQAIPAGVSLECLRKPPIKPSLESESISVPADPGAVGSGLGTSAVGSGTSVGGPGIAVIGPGTSTTQQVVAGSDPLPPNTATLTPVALMMVVEAPSWVQLILNFLSLIAKAFRHGFFSPTALDDAKELVRKCNGC; via the exons ATGGGAAGCTACCGCTTCCTGGTCCAGCAGATCAACGGACACTTCGatgggtgcgagttcctccatgtgccacgggccgacaacgaagCAGCCGACGCCCTGGCATGGATCAGCTCCACCTGGCAGGCCATACCAGCCGGCGTGTCCCTCGAGTGCCTACGCAAGCCGCCTATCAAGCCTTCGCTAGAATCAGAGTCCATCTCCGTGCCGGCTGACCCTGGAGCAGTCGGATCCGGCTTGGGGACTTCAGcagtcggctcggggacttcTGTAGGCGGCCCGGGGATAGCTGtaatcggcccggggacttcaacgACGCAACAAGTAGTGGCCGGGTCCGACCCGCTGCCTCCCAACACGGCTACCCTAACGCCGGTTGCTCTCATGATGGTGGTGGAAGCTCCATCTTGGGTGCAGctcatcctcaacttcctg AGCCTCattgccaaagctttccgccatggctTCTTCTCGCCGACTGCTTTGGACGATGCCAAGGAGTTGGTCCGCAAGTGCAACGGGTGCTAG